A stretch of Shinella zoogloeoides DNA encodes these proteins:
- a CDS encoding ABC transporter ATP-binding protein yields the protein MVGLSLKSVVKRYGAIEIVKGVDIEIASGEFVVFVGPSGCGKSTLLRMVAGLEDISSGEMRIGDRVVNDVEPADRGIAMVFQSYALYPHMTVGQNLAFGLRMNGNPEEDTNRRVKHAAEILQIGHLMERRPKALSGGQRQRVAIGRAIVREPQVFLFDEPLSNLDAELRVQMRVEIARLHKELGATMIYVTHDQTEAMTLADKIVVLRGGNVEQIGRPLDLYDNPANMFVAGFVGSPKMNFLAARVVNAAAGAVTVELVNQGGAHLTLPLKDIPTPGTDVILGLRPEHFASAGAGDCDIVLNVDVAEHLGATSYVYVGTGTKEPLIIERHEFRYVDDKRLTVGIPAKRALLFAKNGARLY from the coding sequence ATGGTTGGTCTTTCGCTCAAATCAGTCGTTAAGCGCTACGGCGCGATAGAAATAGTCAAGGGTGTCGATATCGAGATCGCCTCTGGTGAGTTCGTTGTTTTCGTCGGCCCATCTGGCTGCGGCAAGTCTACTCTGTTGCGCATGGTCGCGGGCCTGGAGGATATTAGTAGCGGCGAGATGCGCATCGGCGATCGCGTCGTCAATGATGTCGAGCCGGCCGACCGTGGTATAGCCATGGTGTTCCAGTCCTATGCGCTTTACCCGCATATGACCGTCGGCCAGAATCTCGCCTTCGGTCTGCGCATGAACGGTAACCCGGAAGAAGACACCAATCGCCGGGTCAAGCACGCCGCAGAGATATTGCAGATCGGTCACTTAATGGAGCGCCGCCCAAAAGCGCTATCAGGTGGCCAGCGCCAACGAGTTGCTATCGGACGCGCGATCGTGCGGGAGCCGCAAGTATTCTTGTTCGATGAGCCGTTGTCCAACCTTGACGCGGAGCTCAGGGTGCAGATGCGCGTCGAGATCGCGAGGCTGCACAAGGAGCTGGGCGCGACCATGATATACGTTACCCACGACCAGACCGAAGCGATGACGCTGGCGGATAAGATCGTCGTCCTGCGCGGTGGTAATGTAGAGCAGATTGGCCGCCCGCTAGACCTTTATGACAATCCGGCCAACATGTTTGTTGCCGGTTTCGTCGGCTCGCCGAAGATGAACTTCCTTGCCGCGAGAGTAGTCAATGCGGCTGCCGGCGCTGTGACCGTTGAGCTGGTCAACCAAGGCGGCGCACACCTGACCCTGCCTCTGAAGGACATACCGACGCCGGGAACGGATGTAATTTTGGGGCTGCGGCCGGAGCATTTTGCTTCTGCCGGCGCGGGTGATTGTGACATCGTGCTCAACGTTGATGTTGCCGAGCATCTCGGCGCCACAAGCTATGTCTATGTTGGCACGGGAACAAAAGAGCCGCTGATTATCGAACGCCACGAATTCCGTTACGTCGACGATAAGCGCCTCACGGTTGGTATCCCGGCGAAACGCGCTCTATTGTTCGCCAAGAATGGCGCGCGCCTCTACTAA
- a CDS encoding carbohydrate ABC transporter permease, which yields MSKSRQQRLRAIGLHALLIPLALIWVFPLWMMAVFATLPDHAIFSPNIVLWFGTSFFDNISNLQADTDFLRAMFVSIVVGIIYTILSVMLTAMAGWALVRYRFFGKSLVLAILLGTITLPYFVVVIPQFVMVARDFGLGNTWFALIGPPLFYSLGVLFMRQAFTMMPAELFDAARVEGVSEWRIFFRVALPLARPTMAALSIILFLYSWNNYLWPLLISSDRTMFTAPVALGSLIGPSKVSWGGIMAGAVLLTAPMIAVFLLLQRHFVAGITAGAVK from the coding sequence ATGAGCAAGTCTAGACAACAGCGACTGCGGGCCATTGGCCTGCACGCACTACTCATCCCGCTCGCGCTAATCTGGGTGTTCCCGTTATGGATGATGGCAGTGTTCGCCACATTGCCCGACCACGCGATCTTTTCGCCCAACATTGTTCTGTGGTTTGGCACAAGCTTCTTCGACAATATCAGCAACCTGCAGGCAGATACCGATTTTCTGCGCGCCATGTTCGTATCGATTGTCGTCGGCATCATCTATACCATACTGTCAGTCATGCTGACGGCCATGGCCGGGTGGGCACTGGTGCGGTACCGGTTCTTTGGCAAATCACTGGTACTGGCCATTCTTCTAGGCACGATAACGTTGCCCTATTTCGTCGTCGTGATCCCGCAGTTTGTGATGGTTGCGCGCGATTTCGGGCTGGGCAACACTTGGTTTGCTTTGATCGGTCCGCCGCTATTCTACTCGCTCGGCGTTCTTTTCATGCGACAGGCTTTCACGATGATGCCCGCCGAGCTTTTCGACGCAGCTCGTGTCGAAGGTGTCAGCGAATGGCGCATCTTTTTCCGTGTCGCTCTGCCTCTGGCCCGACCAACGATGGCGGCGCTGTCGATCATCCTCTTCCTCTACAGCTGGAACAACTATCTGTGGCCGCTGCTGATCTCCAGTGATCGTACCATGTTCACTGCGCCGGTCGCACTGGGTAGCCTCATTGGGCCGAGCAAGGTCAGTTGGGGTGGCATCATGGCAGGAGCAGTGCTTCTAACCGCTCCGATGATCGCCGTTTTTCTTCTTTTGCAACGTCATTTCGTGGCCGGCATCACTGCAGGCGCGGTCAAGTAG
- a CDS encoding carbohydrate ABC transporter permease — protein MRSNNRTAYAFLLPYLLIFLAFWVWPIINSFIISLHVTRVNPWRFAPLANWSRLFNDPDFFNALKNTLLILVIQVPIMIALATLMAVLLNSQALKARGLFRFAFFAPIVVGEVAYAAVFRLMFTDDFGVVNKLLETVGIGGISWFTSPTAAMAVIIMAVTWRWAGYNAIIILAGLQSVPEDVYEAATLERISKVKQFFYITLPLLKPIITFCAVMSIIGAMQLFAEPFLITDRGGPGSATETLGVLLYRQGFTSGNFGYASTIAYAIAALAVVISMVQLWLTREPK, from the coding sequence ATGCGCAGCAACAACCGCACAGCTTACGCATTTCTGCTGCCCTACCTATTGATCTTCTTGGCTTTCTGGGTTTGGCCAATCATCAATTCATTTATTATCTCGCTACACGTGACGCGGGTGAACCCTTGGAGGTTTGCGCCGCTGGCAAACTGGTCGCGGCTGTTCAATGATCCAGACTTTTTTAACGCGCTGAAAAACACGCTGCTGATCCTGGTTATCCAGGTTCCGATAATGATCGCGCTGGCGACGTTGATGGCGGTGCTGCTGAATTCGCAGGCGCTCAAGGCCCGCGGTCTGTTCCGTTTTGCTTTTTTTGCGCCAATCGTCGTTGGTGAAGTCGCGTATGCGGCTGTTTTCAGGCTCATGTTCACCGACGATTTCGGTGTCGTCAACAAACTGCTTGAAACAGTAGGGATCGGCGGCATTAGCTGGTTTACGAGCCCAACCGCAGCAATGGCTGTCATTATTATGGCGGTCACCTGGCGCTGGGCAGGCTATAACGCGATCATCATCCTTGCTGGTCTGCAATCTGTTCCTGAAGACGTCTACGAAGCGGCAACGCTCGAACGGATATCCAAGGTAAAACAGTTCTTCTATATCACGCTGCCGCTACTGAAACCGATTATCACCTTCTGCGCTGTGATGTCGATCATTGGCGCTATGCAGCTCTTTGCCGAACCTTTCCTGATCACGGACCGTGGCGGACCAGGGTCAGCGACCGAAACGCTCGGTGTGCTGCTTTATCGGCAAGGCTTCACCTCGGGCAACTTTGGTTATGCCTCAACCATCGCGTATGCAATCGCTGCGTTGGCTGTGGTGATCTCAATGGTTCAACTTTGGCTGACTAGGGAACCGAAATGA
- a CDS encoding ABC transporter substrate-binding protein: protein MRTIIGCAALTLLTNFSASTAFAQSTEIRIWSWNIAASSLKTTAAEYMKQHPDVKIIVEDYGNAQVFDKTLAGCAAGGVGLPDIVTIQNGDAESFWSQFPDCFTDLKALGYTPEVQAKFPQFKRTELEVGDKAYAMPWDTGPVVMFYRRDLYEKAGVDPATIVTWDDFIAAGKKISEANPGVVMSQADLNGDDEFMRMIGNEQGCNYFSDDGSEITINQPACVSTLDTIKKLKDTGTISAAKWDEKIQSVVAGKVATQMYGGWYEGTLRTNAPDLAGKWGVYTMPSVTADGLHAANVGGSALGITSISANKEAAYAYLNYTLGTNEGQISMLKAYGLVPSLISALDDPYVHEKQPYWGDQAIWVDILSGLPRIRPSRGTAFYQDAKSAYRTVQVKYLEGGYPDAKTALDDAAKQISSATGLEIAH, encoded by the coding sequence ATGCGCACCATCATCGGGTGTGCCGCGCTGACACTTTTGACCAATTTTAGCGCGAGCACGGCATTCGCACAATCAACGGAAATCAGGATCTGGAGCTGGAATATCGCGGCATCATCGCTGAAAACGACCGCAGCCGAGTACATGAAGCAACATCCAGACGTGAAGATCATCGTCGAGGATTATGGCAACGCGCAGGTTTTTGACAAGACGCTGGCTGGATGCGCCGCAGGCGGTGTTGGCTTGCCTGATATCGTCACCATTCAGAATGGCGACGCGGAAAGCTTCTGGAGCCAGTTTCCAGACTGCTTCACCGACCTGAAGGCTTTGGGTTATACGCCTGAGGTTCAGGCCAAGTTTCCGCAATTCAAGCGGACCGAACTGGAAGTTGGAGACAAGGCTTATGCCATGCCGTGGGACACTGGTCCTGTCGTTATGTTCTACCGGCGCGATCTTTATGAAAAGGCTGGTGTCGATCCCGCCACGATCGTTACCTGGGATGATTTTATCGCCGCCGGCAAGAAGATATCTGAAGCCAATCCGGGCGTGGTGATGAGTCAGGCCGACCTGAATGGCGACGACGAATTCATGCGCATGATCGGTAACGAGCAGGGCTGCAACTACTTCTCGGATGACGGGAGCGAAATCACGATCAACCAGCCTGCCTGTGTTTCAACGCTGGATACGATAAAAAAGCTCAAGGATACTGGAACCATCTCTGCCGCAAAATGGGATGAGAAAATCCAGTCGGTCGTCGCCGGCAAAGTGGCCACCCAAATGTATGGTGGCTGGTATGAGGGCACGTTGCGCACCAATGCTCCTGATTTGGCGGGCAAGTGGGGCGTCTATACCATGCCGAGCGTGACCGCCGATGGCCTGCATGCGGCCAACGTTGGTGGATCGGCTCTGGGTATCACCTCGATTTCCGCGAACAAGGAAGCTGCCTATGCGTATCTGAATTACACGCTTGGCACCAACGAAGGGCAGATCTCCATGCTCAAGGCTTATGGGCTTGTGCCTTCGTTGATCTCGGCCCTCGACGATCCTTATGTGCACGAGAAGCAGCCCTATTGGGGTGACCAAGCCATATGGGTAGACATCCTGTCCGGTCTGCCGAGGATCAGGCCGTCGCGCGGCACGGCTTTCTATCAGGACGCTAAGTCGGCCTACCGCACTGTTCAGGTGAAATATCTTGAAGGCGGATACCCTGATGCCAAGACGGCGCTCGACGATGCGGCCAAGCAGATCTCGTCCGCTACCGGACTGGAAATCGCCCACTAG
- a CDS encoding helix-turn-helix domain-containing protein: MNLSKGKVSGRTYYQLNANSVEGTPSVLQTFHHPPLVMRQPHWHAQVEVNFIMRGWVHYRMADYDLRLVAGDMALFWGGLPHHMDDASTDPIYAGAHLPLVHFFRLRLPGEVQRRLIAGSTLLIKATDASDVANFPRWDRYNRSGDPLRAQQAVSELLLRLERVRFEPFQLVPRVKDDISPAQTAEQFSSRKISLMSAFIAEHFLDNIECNDIAAAAGLHPKYAMSQFKKSTGMTLNDYLNLMRLSYAQARLLNKDANILHVAMDSGFGSLSAFNKSFRKIAGMSPSDFRKQGTALVPQLFDKLVSAPKRGE; encoded by the coding sequence ATAAACTTGTCCAAAGGTAAGGTTAGCGGACGCACCTACTATCAGCTAAACGCCAACAGTGTGGAGGGCACTCCGAGCGTACTGCAGACGTTTCATCACCCGCCGTTGGTTATGCGCCAACCCCATTGGCATGCGCAGGTCGAGGTCAATTTTATCATGCGCGGTTGGGTGCACTATCGCATGGCTGACTATGACCTGCGTCTGGTCGCTGGCGATATGGCGCTGTTTTGGGGCGGACTGCCGCATCATATGGACGACGCTTCCACTGATCCGATCTACGCCGGCGCGCATCTTCCTCTGGTGCATTTTTTCCGGCTGCGTTTGCCAGGCGAAGTCCAACGCCGGCTGATTGCGGGCTCTACCCTGCTCATTAAGGCAACAGACGCTTCAGATGTCGCCAATTTTCCACGCTGGGACCGTTACAATAGATCGGGTGATCCGCTACGAGCGCAACAGGCGGTGAGCGAGTTACTGCTTCGACTGGAGCGGGTGCGTTTCGAACCTTTCCAATTGGTCCCCCGCGTCAAAGATGATATTTCTCCGGCTCAAACTGCGGAGCAATTTTCGTCCCGCAAAATCAGTCTGATGTCTGCTTTCATTGCGGAACATTTCCTCGATAACATCGAATGTAACGACATTGCTGCTGCCGCCGGCCTACATCCGAAATATGCGATGAGCCAGTTCAAGAAGTCGACTGGTATGACATTGAACGATTACTTGAACCTCATGCGCCTTTCTTATGCTCAGGCAAGGCTGCTCAACAAAGACGCCAACATCTTGCATGTCGCTATGGATAGCGGTTTTGGGTCTCTCAGCGCCTTCAACAAAAGCTTCCGCAAAATTGCTGGGATGTCGCCCTCTGATTTCCGCAAGCAAGGAACGGCCTTGGTGCCTCAGCTCTTTGACAAATTAGTGTCTGCTCCAAAAAGAGGTGAGTGA
- a CDS encoding conjugal transfer protein TraD — translation MRTWQVERRKRTRHLIELGGLVVKAGIVDLTGDDRAMIYGAMIWMAEKLNSEDGERARELWAEKGKEAFAVEPPADTHDGIQPPQDRA, via the coding sequence ATGCGCACATGGCAGGTCGAACGCCGCAAGCGCACCCGGCATCTGATCGAACTCGGCGGCCTTGTCGTCAAGGCCGGGATCGTAGACCTGACCGGCGACGACCGCGCCATGATCTACGGCGCGATGATCTGGATGGCCGAAAAGCTCAACAGCGAGGACGGTGAACGGGCGCGCGAACTGTGGGCCGAAAAGGGGAAAGAGGCGTTCGCGGTGGAACCTCCGGCGGATACACATGACGGAATCCAGCCGCCGCAGGATCGGGCATGA
- a CDS encoding conjugal transfer protein TraD, translating into MRKPRDYDAELKALEDRARELKALKVTGLGELVIATGADALTADELAGALVVLAETKDAGKREAWAKRGAAFFRGKSRRSSSAPDRDSGGAQTQPGGAQSASGGAGAT; encoded by the coding sequence ATGCGCAAACCACGGGACTATGACGCGGAACTGAAGGCGCTGGAAGACAGGGCGCGGGAATTGAAAGCGCTCAAGGTGACAGGGCTTGGCGAACTGGTGATCGCTACCGGAGCCGATGCCCTCACCGCCGATGAACTGGCCGGTGCGCTCGTCGTGCTGGCCGAAACCAAGGACGCCGGGAAGAGGGAGGCGTGGGCCAAGCGCGGCGCGGCTTTCTTTCGCGGCAAGTCGCGGCGATCTTCATCAGCGCCTGACCGCGACAGTGGCGGCGCTCAAACGCAACCGGGCGGCGCGCAATCGGCATCAGGCGGCGCGGGCGCGACATGA
- the traA gene encoding Ti-type conjugative transfer relaxase TraA yields the protein MAIYHLHVKVIGRKAGSSAVASAAYRAASRMRDERIDRVQDFSAKRGVVHSEVMLPEGAPEHLGDRERLWNDVEAFEVRKDAQLAREVEFAIPREMTRAQGIELARDFVQAEFVDQGMIADLNVHWDIGEDGMPKPHAHVMLTMRSVDENGFGPKVRNWNRTEMVERWRERWAEHVNERLAELDIDARIDHRSLEAQGIGLEPQSQIGAPAQRIEGEGLDVADRAELHREIARNNGDRIIADPSVALDAITQQQSTFTRRDMAMFAHRHSDGIEQYNEVMGAMRNAPDLVELGQDGRDDDRFTTRDMIEAEQRLHRTAEMMAGKERHEVSGRDREAALARAEQRGLVLSGEQAEALAHVTDGRDLGTVVGYAGTGKSAMLGVAREAWEAAGYEVRGVALSGIAAENLESGSGIASRTIASMEHGWQNGRDMLTSRDVLVIDEAGMVGTRQMERVLSHAAEAGAKVVLVGDPQQLQSIEAGAAFRSIHDRHGGAEIGEVRRQREDWQRDSTRDLATGRTGAAIHAYDAHGMVHAAQSREQARDDLIDGWDRNRQAEPDSSRIILTHTNAEVRELNEAARYRMREAGDLGEDVRVTVERGERSFAAGDRVMFLQNERGLGVKNGTLGTIEEVSAQSMTAQTDDGRSITFDLKDYDRIDHGYAATIHKAQGMTVDRTHVLATPGMDAHGSYVALSRHRDSIDLHFGRDDFASQDRLVNTLSRDRAKDMATDYEQFDPAQDYAERRGISFRARVAQIMRRLIPERVRDAVDGILDRVRSPGDGVPGPEAGTGRERERTGKPVAEQQIGEDAEAALRRARGRAFVRHARAVDAIFKGQAQDMAATPGQVQELHEARAAFNDLRPHGSHDAEAVYKRNPAFATDVASGDRERAMPARQAVQQETEMRQNPELRADRFVERWRDLKQTGDRQYAAGDYSGYKAARKEMGNMAMGLERDAQMESLLEGRKRQLGISMDFDSGMRLGRQLALSHGLGRGRSIGL from the coding sequence ATGGCTATCTATCATCTCCACGTCAAGGTCATCGGCCGCAAGGCCGGATCGAGCGCGGTGGCTTCCGCCGCCTACCGCGCGGCCTCGCGGATGCGCGATGAGCGCATCGACCGTGTGCAGGACTTTTCCGCCAAGCGCGGTGTCGTCCATTCCGAGGTCATGTTGCCAGAGGGTGCGCCCGAGCATCTTGGCGACCGCGAACGGCTCTGGAACGATGTCGAGGCGTTCGAGGTCCGCAAGGACGCCCAGCTTGCTCGTGAGGTGGAATTTGCCATCCCCCGCGAGATGACACGGGCGCAGGGCATCGAGCTTGCCCGCGACTTCGTGCAGGCAGAATTTGTCGATCAGGGCATGATCGCGGACCTCAATGTGCATTGGGACATCGGCGAGGACGGGATGCCGAAGCCTCATGCCCATGTCATGCTGACCATGCGCAGCGTGGACGAGAACGGTTTCGGCCCGAAGGTGCGCAACTGGAACCGCACGGAAATGGTCGAGCGCTGGCGGGAACGCTGGGCCGAACATGTCAACGAGCGGCTGGCGGAACTCGACATCGACGCGCGGATTGACCATCGCAGCCTTGAGGCGCAGGGCATCGGACTGGAACCGCAAAGCCAGATCGGCGCACCCGCGCAGCGCATCGAAGGCGAAGGGCTGGACGTAGCGGATCGCGCCGAACTGCACCGCGAGATTGCCCGCAACAATGGCGACCGGATCATCGCCGATCCATCGGTGGCGCTGGACGCGATCACGCAGCAGCAATCGACCTTCACGCGCCGCGACATGGCGATGTTCGCGCATCGGCACAGCGACGGCATCGAGCAGTATAACGAGGTGATGGGCGCGATGCGCAACGCGCCCGATCTGGTCGAACTCGGACAGGACGGACGCGACGACGACAGATTCACCACCCGCGATATGATCGAGGCGGAACAGCGCCTGCACCGCACCGCAGAGATGATGGCCGGAAAGGAGCGGCACGAGGTCAGCGGCAGGGACAGAGAGGCAGCACTGGCCCGCGCCGAACAGCGTGGCCTTGTCCTGTCGGGCGAGCAGGCGGAGGCGCTGGCGCATGTCACGGACGGGCGCGATCTTGGCACTGTTGTCGGCTATGCCGGGACGGGCAAGAGCGCCATGCTGGGTGTCGCGCGCGAGGCTTGGGAGGCGGCAGGCTATGAGGTGCGCGGCGTGGCGCTGTCCGGCATCGCGGCCGAGAATCTGGAAAGCGGATCGGGCATTGCATCCCGCACCATCGCCAGCATGGAACATGGCTGGCAGAATGGCCGCGACATGCTCACCAGCCGCGATGTGCTTGTCATCGACGAGGCGGGCATGGTCGGCACGCGGCAGATGGAACGGGTGTTGTCCCATGCCGCCGAGGCTGGCGCAAAGGTGGTTCTGGTTGGCGATCCGCAGCAGTTGCAATCCATCGAGGCGGGCGCGGCCTTCCGCTCGATCCACGACCGGCACGGTGGCGCGGAGATTGGCGAGGTTCGCCGCCAGCGCGAGGACTGGCAGCGGGATTCCACCCGCGATCTGGCAACCGGCAGGACGGGCGCGGCGATTCATGCCTATGACGCGCATGGCATGGTGCATGCGGCGCAAAGCCGGGAACAGGCGCGCGACGATCTGATCGACGGCTGGGACCGGAATCGGCAGGCAGAACCGGACAGCAGCCGCATCATCCTCACCCACACCAATGCCGAGGTGCGGGAGCTCAACGAGGCGGCCCGCTACCGGATGCGGGAGGCTGGCGATCTGGGCGAAGACGTGCGCGTCACCGTCGAGCGCGGCGAACGCAGCTTCGCCGCCGGGGATCGCGTCATGTTCCTGCAAAACGAGCGCGGGCTTGGCGTGAAGAATGGAACGCTCGGCACTATCGAGGAAGTCAGCGCGCAGAGTATGACGGCGCAGACTGACGATGGCCGGTCCATCACTTTCGACCTGAAAGACTACGACCGCATCGACCACGGCTATGCGGCGACCATCCACAAGGCGCAGGGCATGACGGTGGACCGGACGCATGTGCTGGCAACGCCGGGCATGGACGCCCACGGTAGCTATGTCGCCTTGTCGCGGCACCGCGACAGCATCGACCTGCATTTTGGCCGCGACGACTTCGCCAGTCAGGACAGGCTGGTGAATACCCTGTCGCGGGATCGGGCCAAGGACATGGCCACGGATTACGAGCAGTTCGACCCGGCGCAGGATTATGCCGAGCGGCGCGGCATCAGCTTCCGTGCCCGCGTTGCCCAGATCATGCGCAGGCTGATACCGGAACGGGTGCGCGATGCTGTCGATGGGATTCTGGACAGGGTGCGTTCCCCCGGCGACGGCGTGCCTGGCCCCGAGGCTGGAACTGGCCGGGAAAGGGAACGGACCGGGAAGCCGGTGGCGGAGCAGCAGATCGGGGAAGACGCGGAGGCCGCATTGCGCCGCGCCCGTGGCCGGGCTTTTGTCCGTCATGCCCGTGCCGTGGACGCGATCTTCAAGGGTCAGGCGCAGGACATGGCCGCGACACCCGGACAGGTGCAGGAACTGCACGAGGCCCGTGCGGCCTTCAACGATCTGCGGCCCCACGGTTCCCACGATGCCGAGGCGGTTTACAAGCGGAACCCCGCGTTTGCCACGGATGTGGCTTCGGGGGATCGTGAGCGCGCCATGCCCGCAAGGCAGGCCGTGCAACAGGAAACCGAGATGCGCCAGAACCCCGAATTGCGCGCCGACCGCTTCGTGGAACGCTGGCGGGACCTCAAACAGACCGGCGACCGGCAATATGCTGCGGGTGACTATTCCGGCTACAAGGCTGCACGCAAAGAAATGGGCAACATGGCGATGGGCCTTGAGCGCGATGCGCAGATGGAATCCTTGCTCGAAGGCCGCAAGAGGCAACTCGGAATCAGCATGGATTTTGACTCAGGGATGAGGCTGGGGCGGCAACTCGCCCTCAGTCACGGCCTCGGCAGAGGCCGAAGTATCGGATTGTAA
- a CDS encoding OST-HTH/LOTUS domain-containing protein, translated as MTPLSDEALPARQREVQRLLGRCLLRLQQYERLIKAIVAHHELTGPPHALETIRAARIADSARKTLGTLIGDLLGSYLAPNEIGDTPKDLPDCPAEPVMVSFRIGLSLSDADFARLKNELRELVALRNDLVHHFIDRHDLWSVDGCLRASDALVAAYSRIDQYFEQLRGWAEHMEQTRRLAAEFAQSDAFRDLIVNGIAPDSTVFWPVAGIVSALREAAGELAVDGWASIAEAGRWIAERFPEQLPAKYGCSSWRQVVHESRIFDLRYFEINGQRSARYREKEGTANTG; from the coding sequence ATGACGCCATTGTCGGACGAAGCGCTGCCAGCGCGTCAACGTGAAGTACAGCGCTTGCTGGGGCGATGTCTGCTGCGGTTGCAGCAATACGAGCGCCTGATCAAGGCTATTGTGGCGCATCATGAACTCACCGGGCCGCCTCATGCGTTGGAGACGATCCGGGCGGCGCGGATCGCAGACAGCGCGCGCAAAACACTCGGCACGCTGATCGGCGATCTGCTCGGATCGTATCTTGCACCCAACGAGATCGGCGACACACCCAAGGACCTTCCCGATTGTCCAGCGGAACCCGTTATGGTCAGTTTCCGCATAGGTCTGAGCCTGTCGGACGCGGATTTCGCCCGGCTAAAAAATGAACTCCGGGAACTGGTGGCGCTGCGAAACGACCTTGTTCACCATTTCATCGACCGGCACGATCTATGGAGCGTGGATGGATGCCTTCGCGCCTCTGATGCTCTGGTCGCCGCCTACAGCCGTATTGACCAATACTTCGAACAACTGCGGGGATGGGCGGAACATATGGAGCAAACCCGGCGTCTGGCCGCAGAGTTCGCCCAGTCGGATGCGTTCCGCGATCTGATCGTCAACGGCATCGCCCCGGACAGCACTGTGTTTTGGCCAGTTGCAGGCATCGTCAGCGCCTTGCGGGAGGCCGCCGGTGAATTGGCCGTCGATGGATGGGCATCCATTGCGGAGGCAGGAAGGTGGATTGCCGAGCGGTTCCCGGAACAACTCCCTGCGAAATACGGGTGCAGCAGTTGGCGGCAGGTTGTGCATGAATCGCGAATCTTCGATCTTCGGTACTTCGAGATCAACGGGCAGCGTTCGGCCCGATACCGGGAAAAAGAAGGCACCGCGAACACAGGCTGA
- a CDS encoding helix-turn-helix transcriptional regulator: MRQPDRIVRLKTVLARTGLSRSTIYRKMAEGTFPAKFRISTNGAGWKESDLDRWVADPAGWRPEVEVGHGR; the protein is encoded by the coding sequence ATGCGTCAACCAGATCGTATCGTTCGCCTGAAGACCGTTCTTGCCCGCACCGGCCTGTCGCGGTCCACCATCTATCGCAAGATGGCGGAGGGTACATTCCCTGCAAAGTTCAGGATCAGCACCAACGGCGCGGGGTGGAAGGAATCCGACCTCGACCGCTGGGTCGCCGATCCTGCCGGATGGCGGCCAGAGGTAGAGGTGGGCCATGGTCGATGA
- a CDS encoding putative toxin-antitoxin system toxin component, PIN family, giving the protein MRLVLDTNVIVAAFRSRNGASNLLLRFVDRGMLTPLCSTALFLEYEAVLSREEIRQATAHSLEDVAAVMSALAAVSEGVDISFRTRPMLSDVADEMVLEAALNGQAEAIVTHNVKDFRPALAVGVTIATPGEIVRRLNT; this is encoded by the coding sequence ATGAGACTGGTTCTGGACACCAACGTGATCGTGGCTGCCTTCCGCAGCCGGAACGGGGCGAGCAACTTGCTCCTGCGGTTCGTTGATCGAGGTATGTTGACACCGCTTTGCTCGACGGCGCTGTTTCTGGAATATGAGGCGGTGCTGAGCCGCGAGGAAATCCGGCAGGCGACGGCGCACAGCCTGGAGGACGTCGCAGCGGTGATGAGCGCGCTTGCCGCCGTATCCGAGGGCGTCGATATCTCGTTTCGAACGCGCCCCATGCTGTCGGATGTCGCCGATGAGATGGTGTTGGAGGCCGCGCTGAACGGGCAGGCCGAGGCCATCGTGACGCATAACGTCAAGGATTTCCGCCCGGCGCTTGCGGTGGGTGTTACCATTGCAACGCCGGGAGAGATCGTCAGGAGGCTGAACACATGA
- a CDS encoding toxin-antitoxin system HicB family antitoxin, giving the protein MTQTQRYKYPLQLPQSLKETAARLAHEDGVSLNQWIVSAVAQKIGAVETAADFMKAHAGAARRGDLTRLLDRAPDAPPMPQDAIKD; this is encoded by the coding sequence ATGACGCAGACCCAACGCTACAAATACCCGCTGCAACTGCCGCAGTCGCTCAAGGAGACGGCGGCGCGTCTGGCACATGAGGACGGCGTGTCGCTCAACCAGTGGATTGTCTCGGCGGTTGCGCAGAAGATCGGTGCGGTGGAAACCGCCGCTGATTTCATGAAAGCCCACGCCGGGGCGGCACGGCGGGGCGATCTCACCCGGCTTCTGGACCGGGCACCGGATGCGCCGCCGATGCCGCAGGATGCCATCAAGGATTAA